A window of the Tachyglossus aculeatus isolate mTacAcu1 chromosome 2, mTacAcu1.pri, whole genome shotgun sequence genome harbors these coding sequences:
- the LOC119942589 gene encoding atlastin-3-like — MSSCGSQGQALQLLEIKGKVFQLNEDVLKETLERKEVQDLPVCVISIFGEQRKGKSFLLNYLWRRLEHEEKSHDAWMGKNKEILKGFEWRMWVEPTTRGLWICSKPFILKGKSAKEVAVFLVDTEGTMDVAGNKENSVKISTLNMLFSSYLEGKSSQVFFDLLATFPTVITMFISKAFYMPSLNFLFSLVNCHRSTFFMNSYGIGDSKLHLTLEQQRANNTNFFKNFQHHSCLLSHIAV; from the exons ATGAGCTCATGTGGATCCCAG GGTCAAGCCCTCCAGCTGTTGGAAATCAAAGGAAAAGTCTTTCAGCTGAatgaagatgtcttgaaggaaactttggagaggaaggaagtccaAGACTTGCCTGTGTGTGTGATCTCCATTTTTGGAGAACAACGCAAAGGAAAATCCTTCCTGCTCAACTACTTGTGGAGAAGATTGGAGCATGAG GAGAAGTCTCATGATGCATGGATGGGGAAAAATAAAGAAATTCTGAAAGGTTTTGAGTGGCGCATGTGGGTGGAGCCCACAACCAGAGGACTGTGGATCTGTAGCAAGCCTTTCATCCTGAAAGGAAAGTCTGCTAAGGAG GTGGCTGTATTCCTGGTGGACACGGAGGGGACCATGGATGTTGCTGGAAATAAGGAGAATAGTGTGAAGATCTCTACCTTGAACATGCTGTTTAGCTCCTACCTG GAAGGAAAAAGTTCCCAGGTCTTCTTCGACCTTTTAGCTACCTTCCCCACTg TGATCACTATGTTCATCTCGAAGGCTTTTTATATGCCTTCCCTAAACTTTCTCTTCTCCTTGGTAAACTGTCACAGATCTACTTTCTTCATGAATTCTTATGGAATTGGAGATTCAAAATTACATTTAAcgttagagcagcagcgtg CAAATAACACAAACTTCTTCAAGAACTTTCAACATCACAGCTGTCTGTTGTCACACAT